A genomic stretch from Thalassophryne amazonica chromosome 18, fThaAma1.1, whole genome shotgun sequence includes:
- the lrrc20 gene encoding leucine-rich repeat-containing protein 20, whose product MAEAVANVARRINATVEEGRDSLDLSGCQLISFPEGVFKVLRSVSENIRVITLAGNEMKAISSKFFTTFTQLRELDLQGNIITKLPDAVGEMEHLTSINLADNQFSVFPDKLTEIATLERINLEGNSITEIPMEKLSAMPVLKWINMKSNPVNTDAQFGSQKFDILFTAED is encoded by the exons ATGGCCGAGGCTGTGGCAAATGTGGCTCGAAGGATCAATGCGACTGTAGAAGAGGGCAGAGACAGTTTGG ACCTGTCAGGGTGTCAGCTGATTTCTTTCCCAGAGGGAGTGTTCAAAGTCCTGAGAAGTGTTTCTGAAAACATCCGCGTGATCACTTTGGCTGGCAATGAGATGAAGGCCATATCCAGCAAGTTTTTCACGACCTTCACTCAGCTGCGAG AACTGGACCTGCAAGGCAACATTATCACCAAACTGCCTGATGCTGTTGGAGAAATGGAGCATTTAACTTCCATCAACCTGGCTGATAATCAGTTCTCTGTCTTTCCTGATAAACTCACTGAAATAGCCACACTGGAGAGGATTAACCTGGAGGGAAATAGCATCACTG AAATTCCAATGGAGAAGCTATCGGCCATGCCAGTGCTGAAGTGGATAAACATGAAATCAAACCCTGTGAACACAGACGCCCAGTTTGGCTCCCAaaaatttgacattttgtttACAGCAGAGGACTAA